The proteins below come from a single Halomicroarcula saliterrae genomic window:
- a CDS encoding DUF5802 family protein: MFEQFSRGYYLGRLYVEPRDGGAAMCRDQHERVNQQLYGDEGVTRTDLPLVMKLGRRHFPVHGDDEVPADTLAVPEAVLAAADVRNPPSLKEVFLAKADHAAQLLSVADTAEPLPDSAV, from the coding sequence ATGTTCGAACAGTTCTCACGCGGCTACTACCTGGGGCGCCTCTACGTCGAGCCCCGCGACGGTGGGGCCGCGATGTGTCGGGACCAACACGAGCGAGTCAACCAACAGCTGTACGGCGACGAGGGGGTTACACGGACCGACCTACCGCTGGTGATGAAGCTCGGCCGTCGCCATTTCCCCGTCCACGGGGACGACGAGGTACCGGCGGACACGCTCGCAGTCCCGGAGGCAGTGCTGGCGGCTGCGGACGTCCGGAACCCGCCGAGCCTCAAGGAGGTGTTCCTCGCGAAGGCCGACCACGCGGCACAGCTCCTGTCGGTCGCGGACACGGCGGAGCCACTGCCCGACAGCGCGGTCTGA
- a CDS encoding Lrp/AsnC family transcriptional regulator → MADSEYPIDDLDRQIIHALQRDARHTSASEIAESLDVSARTVRNRITNLEDSGVIRGYDVDVDYEAAGYQLHTLIVCTAPIHEREEIATRALDVDGVVALREVMTGADNVHVEVVGVDGNDLSRIGRDLNDIGLEVVDEDLIRNEYTRPFHQFCGERIDDDK, encoded by the coding sequence ATGGCCGACTCGGAGTACCCGATAGACGACCTCGACCGACAGATAATCCACGCGCTGCAACGCGACGCCCGCCACACGTCCGCCAGCGAAATCGCGGAGTCGCTGGACGTCTCGGCCCGCACCGTCCGCAATCGCATCACCAACCTGGAGGACAGCGGCGTCATCCGGGGGTACGACGTCGACGTGGACTACGAGGCCGCCGGCTACCAGCTCCACACGCTCATCGTCTGTACCGCCCCGATTCACGAGCGCGAGGAGATAGCGACGCGGGCGCTCGACGTGGACGGCGTGGTCGCGCTCCGCGAGGTGATGACCGGCGCGGACAACGTCCACGTCGAGGTCGTCGGCGTCGACGGCAACGACCTCAGCCGCATCGGCCGCGACCTCAACGACATCGGGCTCGAAGTCGTCGACGAGGACCTCATCCGCAACGAGTACACGCGCCCGTTCCACCAGTTCTGCGGGGAGAGAATTGACGATGATAAATGA
- a CDS encoding GAF domain-containing protein has translation MSKATSEETTDLSRTVLCVDDDERIGAVAEAIDTEGTLSAVEATSVEGATQRLREESVVCVVTSYELSDGTGMDVIRAVREHAPQVPSVLFTDRPPQDIDTDSFEETIVEYLNRDLPDAHDRLGFITNDVIEHSAQVGFLRPDDEEERLATLAEYDIDELPIEESFERLTDLIASHFDAGVAFIGLIEKDEESFLACHGADLDSLTREDTICTHSMLQEDVMVIEDIADDNRFNKNEQLENLGIVSYAGANMTAPNGQVIGQVCLIDFERRSYDAEERAELQDFAETAMEILDLRQSLRAARGEEVAQ, from the coding sequence ATGTCCAAAGCGACAAGCGAGGAGACGACCGACCTCTCCAGAACAGTGCTGTGTGTGGACGACGACGAGCGTATCGGAGCGGTGGCCGAGGCCATCGACACCGAGGGGACGCTGTCGGCCGTCGAGGCGACCTCGGTCGAGGGCGCGACCCAGCGGCTCCGCGAGGAGTCCGTCGTCTGTGTCGTCACGAGCTACGAGCTGTCCGACGGGACCGGGATGGACGTCATCCGCGCCGTGCGCGAACACGCGCCGCAGGTACCGAGCGTCCTCTTTACCGACCGCCCGCCACAGGATATCGACACGGACTCCTTCGAGGAGACCATCGTCGAGTATCTCAACCGCGACCTCCCGGACGCCCACGACCGACTGGGCTTTATTACCAACGACGTCATCGAACACAGCGCACAGGTCGGCTTCCTGCGGCCCGACGACGAGGAGGAGCGGCTGGCGACGCTGGCCGAGTACGACATCGACGAACTCCCCATCGAGGAGAGCTTCGAGCGGCTCACCGACCTCATCGCGAGCCACTTCGACGCCGGCGTCGCCTTCATCGGCCTCATCGAGAAAGACGAGGAGAGCTTCCTCGCCTGTCACGGGGCCGACCTGGACAGCCTCACGCGGGAGGACACCATCTGCACCCACAGCATGCTCCAGGAGGACGTCATGGTCATCGAAGACATCGCCGACGACAACCGCTTCAACAAGAACGAACAGCTCGAGAACCTCGGTATCGTCTCCTACGCCGGCGCGAACATGACCGCCCCGAACGGACAGGTCATCGGGCAGGTGTGTCTCATCGACTTCGAGAGACGGAGCTACGACGCCGAGGAACGCGCCGAACTGCAGGACTTCGCCGAGACGGCGATGGAGATTCTGGACCTGCGACAGTCGCTTCGAGCCGCCCGCGGCGAGGAGGTGGCACAGTGA
- a CDS encoding dipeptide epimerase, protein MNWTVERHDLPLSTPFGIARGTAETSETVVVELTHEDITGYGAATPSSYYDETAESVAGALPALLETVDEVGDPHAGQRIERLLHEEAPDRPAARSAVSIAVADLAARALGVPLYRQWGLDPERVPPTTYTVGIDPPAEMARKARAAAEAGFSILKLKLGTDGDRARFEAVREAVPDAELRVDANAAWEADEAVEKSGWLEAGGVTMLEQPVAADDIAGLRRVADVTAMPVCADEACRTATDVPRLADACSVVNVKLVKCGGLRAARRLVHTADAHRLSTMVGCMVESNASLAAAVHLAPLVDYADLDGALLLAADPFDGVALDDERFDLRAVATGTGARRA, encoded by the coding sequence ATGAACTGGACCGTCGAGCGCCACGACCTGCCGCTCTCGACGCCCTTCGGCATCGCTCGGGGGACGGCCGAGACGAGCGAGACCGTCGTCGTCGAGTTGACGCACGAGGACATCACGGGGTACGGCGCGGCTACTCCGTCGTCGTACTACGACGAGACGGCCGAGTCGGTGGCCGGGGCGCTCCCGGCGCTGCTCGAAACCGTCGACGAGGTCGGCGACCCGCACGCGGGCCAGCGCATCGAGCGACTGCTACACGAGGAAGCGCCCGACCGGCCGGCGGCCCGCAGCGCCGTCTCCATCGCCGTCGCCGACCTCGCGGCCCGGGCGCTGGGCGTCCCGCTGTACCGCCAGTGGGGGCTCGACCCCGAGCGGGTGCCGCCGACGACCTACACGGTCGGTATCGACCCGCCGGCGGAGATGGCGCGGAAGGCCCGGGCGGCCGCGGAGGCCGGCTTCTCGATACTGAAGCTGAAGCTCGGTACCGACGGCGACCGGGCGCGGTTCGAGGCGGTCCGCGAGGCCGTCCCCGACGCCGAGCTCCGGGTCGACGCGAACGCGGCGTGGGAGGCCGACGAAGCCGTCGAGAAGAGCGGGTGGCTGGAGGCCGGCGGCGTGACGATGCTCGAACAGCCCGTCGCGGCCGACGATATCGCCGGCCTCCGGCGAGTCGCAGACGTGACCGCGATGCCGGTGTGTGCCGACGAGGCCTGCCGGACCGCGACGGACGTGCCCCGGCTCGCGGACGCCTGCAGCGTCGTCAACGTCAAACTCGTCAAGTGCGGCGGGCTCCGAGCGGCGCGGCGGCTGGTTCACACGGCCGACGCCCATCGGCTCTCGACGATGGTCGGCTGTATGGTCGAGTCGAACGCCTCGCTGGCCGCCGCCGTCCACCTCGCCCCGCTGGTCGACTACGCCGACCTCGACGGGGCGCTCCTGCTCGCCGCGGACCCCTTCGACGGCGTGGCGCTCGACGACGAGCGCTTCGACCTCCGAGCGGTGGCGACGGGCACCGGCGCGCGCCGGGCGTGA
- a CDS encoding DUF1611 domain-containing protein, which translates to MQVAVLAHDAFPDRAKTAVGLLRYGDHEVRAVLDQARAGKRVTDELPGVQDAPIVSSMADVPAVDALVIGVAPIGGGFDESWRPDVRAALERGCHVLSGLHYFLGEDDEFAELADEHGGRLADLRKPPDDLTVADGTAGGVDATVVTTVGTDCSTGKMTTAFELRDAARERGLDAAVAPTGQTGVAIEGWGIVVDRVISDYAAGAVERLVETPAGLDLVVVEGQGALAHPAYSGVTASILHGSAPDALVMCHEAGRESVHGYESFAIPPPGEYVDIYERLAGPVSGASVVAGALNTQGLADDAADDAVADYAEAIGAPATDPVRDGIPDEVLDVIV; encoded by the coding sequence ATGCAGGTCGCCGTCCTCGCCCACGACGCGTTTCCCGACCGCGCCAAGACGGCCGTCGGACTCCTTCGCTACGGTGACCACGAGGTCCGGGCGGTGCTGGACCAGGCGCGCGCGGGCAAGCGCGTCACCGACGAGCTCCCGGGCGTGCAGGACGCCCCTATCGTTTCCTCGATGGCCGACGTGCCCGCGGTCGACGCGCTGGTTATCGGCGTCGCCCCGATCGGCGGCGGGTTCGACGAGTCCTGGCGACCGGACGTGCGAGCGGCGCTGGAGCGGGGTTGTCACGTCCTGTCGGGACTGCACTACTTCCTCGGCGAGGACGACGAGTTCGCCGAACTCGCCGACGAGCACGGCGGCCGGCTCGCCGACCTCCGAAAGCCGCCCGACGACCTCACCGTCGCCGACGGGACCGCCGGCGGCGTAGACGCCACGGTGGTCACAACCGTCGGCACCGACTGCTCGACGGGGAAGATGACCACGGCCTTCGAGCTCCGGGACGCCGCCCGGGAGCGGGGACTCGATGCCGCCGTCGCCCCGACGGGCCAGACCGGCGTCGCTATCGAAGGGTGGGGTATCGTCGTCGACCGCGTGATTTCGGACTACGCCGCTGGGGCGGTCGAGCGGCTGGTCGAGACGCCGGCGGGGCTGGACCTCGTCGTCGTCGAGGGACAGGGCGCGCTCGCCCACCCGGCCTACTCGGGCGTGACGGCGAGCATCCTCCACGGCTCGGCGCCGGACGCGCTCGTCATGTGCCACGAGGCCGGGCGCGAGTCGGTCCACGGCTACGAGTCGTTCGCGATTCCGCCGCCGGGCGAGTACGTCGACATCTACGAGCGCCTGGCCGGGCCGGTCTCGGGCGCGTCGGTCGTCGCCGGCGCGCTGAACACGCAGGGGCTGGCCGACGACGCGGCCGACGACGCCGTCGCGGACTACGCCGAGGCCATCGGCGCGCCGGCGACCGACCCGGTCCGTGACGGGATTCCCGACGAGGTGCTCGACGTGATAGTATGA
- a CDS encoding universal stress protein produces MTKDLERDLGLPSVLAISIGAMIGSGIFILPALALEIAGPAVIVAYALAGLLVVPAALSKSEMATAMPEAGGTYIYIERGMGPLLGTIAGVGTWFSLSFKGALALVGGVPYLLLLLDLPTKPVALALAAVLILINIVGAKQTGRLQVAIVVVMLAALGWFAAGSAPSVQSANYANFFADGVGGLLAATGLVFVSYAGVTKVASVAEEVENPGRNIPLGILGSLVFTTLLYVAIVAVLVGVTDPGSVAGSDTPVAVAADATLGYAGWLAVILAAMLALVSTANAGILSSSRYPFAMSRDKLAPPSFSEVSERFGTPLNAITLTGAVLLALIAFLPILQIAKLASAFQILVFALINVAVVAFREGSVEYEPEFTSPLYPWMQIFGALTGILLLTQMGADAIWGAAGITVGSVVWYFVYVRSRVDREGAATDAIRRQVGREALTDVESAIEETPNEVLVALTKQADPARERALVALAADLVRADDGRVVAVRFEEIPDQAPLTDDATVQSSADLSFETRIGELADELGVDIEPDEIVSHDTKHAVVNFAEHRGVDTVVAEHEPLRLRSRLLGDPIDWVVRHAPCDVLLVDNLGYDEPKTVALSGDGGPYPPLAVNVAGAIAAANGGHISMWHPGNGTDEQQRTIEDYQSELSALLSVPVQSEPFRTDGGAPPRPDLLVRRGADQRVRDAVLDDRPTVPNPGCTTVTVYPHESRRPGLGRRLLERLTF; encoded by the coding sequence ATGACGAAAGACCTCGAACGCGACCTCGGACTCCCGTCCGTGCTGGCGATAAGTATCGGCGCGATGATCGGCAGCGGCATCTTCATCCTCCCGGCGCTGGCGCTGGAAATCGCCGGCCCGGCCGTCATCGTGGCGTACGCGCTGGCCGGCCTGCTCGTCGTGCCCGCCGCCCTCTCGAAGTCGGAGATGGCAACCGCGATGCCCGAAGCCGGCGGCACCTACATCTACATCGAGCGCGGGATGGGACCGCTGCTCGGGACTATCGCGGGTGTGGGAACGTGGTTCTCGCTGTCGTTCAAGGGCGCGCTCGCGCTGGTCGGCGGGGTCCCCTACCTCCTCTTGCTCCTCGATCTCCCGACGAAGCCAGTCGCGCTGGCGCTCGCCGCCGTCCTCATCCTCATCAACATCGTCGGTGCCAAACAGACCGGTCGGCTGCAGGTCGCCATCGTCGTCGTGATGCTGGCCGCGCTTGGCTGGTTCGCAGCCGGGAGCGCTCCCAGCGTCCAGTCGGCCAACTACGCGAACTTCTTCGCCGACGGGGTCGGGGGCTTACTCGCGGCGACTGGGCTGGTGTTCGTCTCCTACGCGGGCGTCACCAAGGTCGCGAGCGTCGCCGAGGAGGTCGAGAACCCCGGCCGGAACATTCCGCTCGGGATACTGGGCTCGCTCGTGTTCACCACGCTGCTCTACGTCGCCATCGTCGCCGTGCTCGTCGGCGTGACCGACCCCGGTAGCGTCGCCGGGTCGGACACGCCGGTGGCCGTCGCCGCGGACGCGACACTCGGCTACGCCGGCTGGCTCGCCGTCATCCTCGCCGCGATGCTCGCCCTGGTGTCGACGGCCAACGCGGGCATCCTCTCCTCGTCGCGATACCCGTTCGCGATGAGTCGGGACAAGCTCGCCCCGCCGTCGTTCTCGGAAGTCAGCGAGCGGTTCGGGACGCCGCTGAACGCTATCACCCTCACCGGTGCGGTCCTGCTCGCGCTCATCGCCTTCCTCCCCATCCTCCAGATAGCGAAGCTCGCAAGCGCCTTCCAGATACTGGTGTTCGCACTCATCAACGTGGCCGTCGTCGCGTTCCGGGAGGGGAGCGTGGAGTACGAGCCCGAGTTCACCTCGCCGCTGTACCCGTGGATGCAGATATTCGGGGCCCTCACCGGCATCTTGCTGCTCACGCAGATGGGGGCAGACGCCATCTGGGGTGCGGCGGGTATCACCGTCGGGAGCGTGGTCTGGTACTTCGTGTACGTCCGCTCGCGGGTCGACCGCGAGGGCGCGGCGACCGACGCCATCCGCCGGCAGGTCGGCCGCGAGGCGCTGACGGACGTCGAATCCGCAATCGAGGAGACGCCCAACGAGGTGCTCGTCGCGCTCACGAAGCAGGCCGACCCGGCCCGCGAACGCGCGCTCGTGGCGCTGGCCGCGGACCTCGTCAGGGCCGACGACGGTCGCGTGGTCGCGGTCCGGTTCGAGGAGATTCCCGACCAGGCCCCGCTCACCGACGACGCCACGGTCCAGTCGTCGGCCGACCTCTCCTTCGAGACGCGTATCGGCGAACTCGCCGACGAGCTGGGCGTCGACATCGAGCCCGACGAGATCGTCAGCCACGACACCAAACACGCGGTCGTGAACTTCGCCGAGCACCGCGGCGTCGACACTGTCGTGGCCGAACACGAGCCGCTCCGGCTCCGTTCCCGGCTGCTCGGCGACCCCATCGACTGGGTCGTCCGCCACGCCCCGTGTGACGTGTTGCTCGTCGACAACCTGGGGTACGACGAGCCGAAGACGGTCGCGCTCTCCGGCGACGGCGGCCCGTACCCGCCGCTCGCGGTGAACGTCGCCGGGGCCATCGCCGCCGCCAACGGCGGGCACATCTCGATGTGGCACCCCGGGAACGGAACCGACGAGCAGCAGCGGACTATCGAAGACTACCAGTCCGAACTGTCGGCGCTGCTCTCCGTTCCCGTCCAGTCCGAACCGTTCCGGACTGACGGCGGCGCCCCGCCCCGACCGGACCTGCTGGTGCGCCGTGGCGCCGACCAGCGGGTCCGCGACGCGGTGTTAGACGACCGCCCGACCGTCCCGAACCCCGGCTGTACGACCGTCACGGTGTACCCCCACGAGTCGCGACGACCGGGGCTCGGTCGGCGGCTGCTCGAACGGCTCACGTTCTAG
- a CDS encoding gamma carbonic anhydrase family protein: MDSREYEFEGATPDIHGYAHVSREATAVGDVTVGPNANVWPGAVLRGDVGPVEVGRETAIGDGAVLHASTVGEKVMVGHGAVLNDADVKDGALVGFNSTVSDATIGRGSIVAMGTVVPPGYEVPPESFVRGSPAQVTPLSETTIDPDEVFEAFSSGDYANLAARHEDLFE; this comes from the coding sequence ATGGACAGTCGCGAGTACGAGTTCGAGGGAGCGACACCCGATATCCACGGCTACGCCCACGTCAGCCGCGAAGCGACGGCCGTCGGGGACGTGACCGTCGGGCCGAACGCCAACGTCTGGCCGGGCGCGGTGCTCCGGGGCGACGTCGGGCCGGTCGAGGTCGGCCGCGAGACGGCCATCGGCGACGGGGCCGTCCTCCACGCCTCGACCGTCGGCGAGAAGGTGATGGTCGGCCACGGCGCCGTGCTGAACGACGCCGACGTGAAAGACGGGGCGCTCGTGGGGTTCAACTCCACCGTCAGCGACGCCACCATCGGCCGCGGCTCCATCGTCGCGATGGGGACGGTCGTCCCGCCGGGCTACGAGGTGCCCCCCGAGTCGTTCGTCCGTGGCAGCCCCGCACAGGTGACGCCGCTCTCGGAGACGACAATCGACCCCGACGAGGTGTTCGAGGCCTTCTCCTCGGGCGACTACGCGAACCTCGCGGCGCGCCACGAGGACCTGTTCGAATAA
- a CDS encoding DUF1405 domain-containing protein: MDTRGPLPRKYARYYLENTPSLVWLVVVNAVAVLVGVRYYVETMPDVSTFLWPLYADSPTALFLMTLSLVTLWPFLGKSLDEVPVNRPLAYLHTIALVWLVKMGVWTVVALNLGFDVYFPAAWAYFGIVITHVGFVAEGFLVPHYGRTTRGALATALVLALGNDLLDYGFGYYPPLRYDPGPTLVVATVALSVLSVAVAARVMPRLDESRR, from the coding sequence ATGGACACGCGGGGGCCGCTACCACGGAAGTACGCGCGGTACTATCTGGAGAACACGCCGAGTCTGGTGTGGCTGGTCGTCGTCAACGCCGTCGCCGTCCTCGTCGGCGTCCGCTACTACGTCGAGACGATGCCGGACGTGTCGACGTTCCTCTGGCCGCTGTACGCCGATTCGCCGACCGCGCTCTTCCTGATGACTCTGTCGCTGGTGACGCTGTGGCCCTTCCTCGGGAAGTCACTCGACGAGGTGCCGGTGAACCGCCCGCTGGCCTATCTCCACACCATCGCGCTGGTGTGGCTCGTGAAGATGGGCGTCTGGACGGTCGTCGCGCTGAACCTGGGCTTCGACGTCTACTTCCCCGCGGCGTGGGCCTACTTCGGCATCGTCATCACGCACGTGGGCTTCGTCGCCGAGGGGTTCCTCGTCCCCCACTACGGACGGACGACTCGCGGTGCGCTGGCGACGGCGCTGGTGCTCGCCCTGGGCAACGACCTACTGGACTACGGCTTTGGCTACTACCCGCCGCTGCGCTACGACCCCGGGCCGACCCTGGTCGTCGCCACCGTGGCGCTCTCGGTGCTCTCGGTGGCGGTGGCCGCTAGAGTCATGCCGCGGCTGGACGAGAGTCGTCGATAA
- a CDS encoding Vms1/Ankzf1 family peptidyl-tRNA hydrolase — MLDRLLGRASLKERVAELEEEKRHLERQLDAEEERRAEAATERQRAEERGNRLEDRVAELEDRVERQGSADSAGTDRDAERLHGSRVGEILDRLESFETGREGVFTAYVPGEHDVPAAVREAFGDRTEAVAGAAPCLAVTDDAGLLSACLSVPVPPEPFAGWDDHVQFERGWFEPTGPHTVALVRSDLFALGEYDGRERTAFHGFDSELKSQHSKGGFSQSRFERLRDQQIASHVERCRAAIDEVDPETLYVVGEGSVIHELEERAAVTRTVDATGDPEDGLADAVRSLWTVRLVVP, encoded by the coding sequence ATGCTGGACCGGTTGCTGGGGCGCGCGTCGCTGAAGGAGCGCGTCGCCGAGCTCGAAGAGGAGAAGCGCCACCTCGAACGGCAGCTAGACGCCGAGGAGGAGCGCCGCGCCGAGGCCGCCACCGAACGCCAGCGGGCCGAGGAGCGGGGCAACCGCCTCGAAGACCGAGTCGCCGAACTGGAGGACCGCGTCGAGCGCCAGGGGAGCGCCGACAGCGCCGGCACCGACCGCGACGCCGAGCGCCTCCACGGGAGCCGCGTCGGGGAGATACTCGACCGGCTCGAATCCTTCGAGACGGGCCGAGAAGGCGTGTTCACCGCCTACGTCCCCGGCGAGCACGACGTGCCGGCGGCGGTCCGCGAGGCCTTTGGCGACCGCACCGAAGCGGTCGCCGGAGCCGCGCCGTGTCTGGCAGTCACCGACGACGCGGGGCTGTTGTCGGCCTGTCTCTCGGTCCCCGTCCCGCCCGAACCGTTCGCCGGCTGGGACGACCACGTGCAGTTCGAGCGCGGGTGGTTCGAGCCGACGGGCCCCCACACCGTCGCGCTCGTCCGCTCGGACCTCTTCGCGCTGGGGGAGTACGACGGCCGCGAGCGGACGGCGTTCCACGGCTTCGACTCCGAGCTCAAGAGCCAGCACTCGAAGGGCGGGTTCTCCCAGTCCCGATTCGAGCGCCTGCGCGACCAGCAGATAGCCAGCCACGTCGAGCGCTGTCGGGCCGCCATCGACGAGGTCGACCCCGAAACCCTGTACGTCGTCGGCGAGGGGTCCGTCATCCACGAGCTCGAAGAGCGGGCCGCGGTAACCAGGACCGTCGACGCGACCGGCGACCCGGAAGACGGGCTCGCTGACGCGGTACGGTCGCTGTGGACGGTCCGGCTCGTGGTCCCGTAA
- a CDS encoding redoxin domain-containing protein: MVSTGDSAPDISATVANGEVEAFELSDHLGDGPVVLAFFPGAFTPPCSNEMVALQEHLGDFEAAGATILGVSADSAFSQNAFRDEHGLEFSLVSDMSRGAIDNYGVRIDIEDLGLHGVANRSVFVLDDDGEVTYSWVADDPTNEPDYEELLDAVQSA; encoded by the coding sequence ATGGTATCAACAGGCGATTCCGCGCCCGACATCTCCGCGACGGTCGCGAACGGAGAGGTAGAGGCTTTCGAACTGTCCGACCACCTCGGTGACGGTCCGGTCGTGCTCGCGTTCTTCCCCGGCGCGTTCACCCCGCCGTGTTCCAACGAGATGGTCGCGCTGCAGGAACACCTCGGCGACTTCGAGGCCGCCGGCGCGACGATTCTGGGTGTCAGCGCCGACTCGGCGTTCTCGCAGAACGCCTTCCGCGACGAGCACGGCCTCGAGTTCTCGCTCGTCAGCGACATGAGTCGCGGCGCCATCGACAACTACGGCGTCCGAATCGACATCGAGGACCTCGGACTCCACGGCGTCGCGAACCGCTCGGTGTTCGTCCTCGACGACGACGGCGAGGTCACCTACAGCTGGGTCGCCGACGACCCGACCAACGAGCCCGACTACGAGGAGCTGCTCGACGCCGTCCAGAGCGCCTGA
- a CDS encoding ArsR/SmtB family transcription factor: MDSAELLDLLGNANRRRILRLLAHKPCYVTEISEYLGVSPKAVIDHLKKLEEAGLVDSRTDDQRRKYFSISRNLRLEVRVSPYEFGTKSAYPASTGLDMSSCRHLSIEVDDEDGGDLRDLAAQLARLEQLENELSMAQRWVQGRVTDVRDRFDGAVENGEGRLYAELVSALTHGPSSVRSLAREVEAPPELVDDALGRLAEEDVVERTEDGWELR; the protein is encoded by the coding sequence ATGGACTCCGCCGAGTTACTCGACCTGCTTGGAAACGCTAACCGCCGGCGGATTCTACGCCTGCTCGCACACAAACCCTGCTACGTCACAGAGATCAGCGAGTATCTCGGCGTCAGCCCGAAAGCCGTTATCGACCATCTGAAGAAACTGGAGGAGGCCGGGCTCGTCGACTCGCGAACGGACGACCAGCGCCGGAAGTACTTCTCCATCTCGCGGAACCTCCGGCTGGAGGTCCGGGTCTCGCCCTACGAGTTCGGAACCAAGAGCGCCTACCCGGCGAGTACCGGCCTCGACATGTCCTCGTGCCGACACCTGTCCATCGAGGTCGACGACGAGGACGGCGGCGACCTCCGCGACCTCGCCGCCCAGCTCGCCCGGCTCGAACAGCTGGAAAACGAGCTGTCGATGGCCCAGCGGTGGGTCCAGGGCCGGGTGACGGACGTTCGCGACCGGTTCGACGGCGCTGTCGAGAACGGCGAGGGACGGCTGTACGCCGAACTGGTGAGCGCGCTCACTCACGGGCCGTCGTCGGTGCGTTCGCTCGCCCGCGAGGTCGAGGCCCCGCCGGAGCTCGTCGACGACGCGCTGGGACGACTCGCCGAGGAAGACGTCGTCGAGCGGACCGAGGACGGCTGGGAACTCCGCTAG
- a CDS encoding DUF7504 family protein, giving the protein MSLATDGFDVDSLSLGPIDSGTSVLLTGEDADALQAVFSRLVAADDDERSIVLSTGSGGRSVQRDLNSVRTGAGSRASVLTCEGPAAGDDIQSVDDISDLTRLGMDFSTLVASAQQHSDRFRSGIMLCSTIAGEVDDTRSLYRFLNSNFLTELRRGEGIGVCALDTSADIGADMGSTISGLQTSFSAHIEVEKTGPGQATLTVDGLGGSETVDVAL; this is encoded by the coding sequence GTGAGCCTCGCGACCGACGGCTTCGACGTCGACTCCCTCTCGCTTGGCCCCATCGACAGCGGGACGAGCGTCCTGCTGACCGGCGAGGACGCCGACGCGCTACAAGCGGTGTTCAGCCGGCTCGTCGCGGCCGACGACGACGAGCGCTCCATCGTCCTCTCGACGGGCAGCGGCGGGCGGTCCGTCCAGCGGGACCTCAACAGCGTCCGAACCGGGGCCGGCTCGCGCGCCTCTGTCCTGACCTGTGAGGGGCCCGCGGCCGGCGACGACATCCAGTCCGTCGACGACATCAGCGACCTGACGCGGCTGGGCATGGACTTCTCGACGCTCGTGGCGTCGGCCCAGCAACACTCCGACCGGTTCCGCTCGGGCATCATGCTCTGTTCGACCATCGCGGGCGAAGTGGACGACACCCGGTCGCTGTATCGGTTCCTCAACTCCAACTTCCTGACCGAACTGCGCCGGGGCGAAGGGATCGGCGTCTGTGCGCTGGACACCAGCGCCGACATCGGCGCCGACATGGGCAGCACCATCAGCGGCCTCCAGACCTCCTTCTCGGCACACATCGAGGTCGAGAAGACCGGTCCCGGACAGGCGACGCTCACCGTCGACGGGCTGGGCGGGTCGGAGACGGTCGACGTCGCGCTGTAA